aaaacataaggagggcctgggttcgattctctctgtgtggagtttgcatgttgcctgtgtgggtttcctccgggttctccggtttcttcccacagtccaaagacatgcatttggccaattggacatgctacattgcccctaggtgtgattgtctatgtctgtctgccctgcaatggactggaggcctgtccagggtgtatcctgccttctgcccgaagactgctgggataggctccagctcccccccgcgaccctgacggagaagtggcttagacaatggatggatggctggatggaagACTGCTGTTATAGTAGTTTAAAACGGCCCTCATATACATCCATGACGTCTGTGAGCGTGAACAACCAATGAGCTGCTTTGTTCGCCAAACGATTAGcacccagtagcagtaatgccaccGTTCTGCTtcccaaaacccatttgctgtaacaaaaaggaaatatataagtaaggtttctttgctttttaagtgaaatacatccttctacttcctaaaattaaaggaaagttctaggcaagtgattagaaactattttaactttttgttttaagcagtttagctccatttactcccttTCATTGCAGACTCGCTCACTgctgttttgtcctgtttttgatataacagggaAATAGGAaatggccaggctcctcataatcCGGCTATGGGTCTAAGCTTGACTTCTCTATCACCTCTATTACCCCCTGTGGTagataaaaatgttcagaacccaatatgttttgtcctgtgaacacTCTTCTCTGGTATCACTGGATCCTTTGAATTACAAGGTTGTTAAACAGTTGAAACATGAATATTCCTACATGTAAGCTAATGCTACTGCACACTGAATTGACGTCATTAGACTGGCAGCCTCCTTAAGCATGCTTTGCCAGTGTGGTAGCATATTTCCATGTACAGACTGAGAACAGAGGAAAATAAGTTAGAACTGTTCTTCATCTGATATTCCATGAAAACCATAGATGTTTCCGTTTGTTCATAGCTTGATTTAAAAAATCAGGCTAATTCAGTACAGACTCAGCTTAATAGTACTGTTTACTCCCTGACAAGCTGATTTAggctatcaaaatatcctaattattttaatactgtttttttcatgGGCATTCTTTCAGAACATTCTGTTGaaccagtttcttgtttgaatatgtgttccaccttaaatgatgcagcataAGTCATCCGCACCTATAGCAGAGTTGAACCAGAGAGGAGCTGCAGAGGCAGAACTGACCAcgataaaaatgttatttatacaGTTTGGAAAGATGTATTCACATTTCAAGCAAGGCtggcatattttatgtttacagAGCAATGCATTTCAGCCGTTAATGGAAGAAGGTGTTAGGATGTAGTTACtctttaaagtggaacagaaatATTCTAACAAGCATCTGGCAAAAAGAAGCTGACCAGCTTCATGGAGAGTTGAAAGGCGTGATATGAGCAGGTTGATCTATTTCTGCTTGACAATATTAACATATTTTGgctgtttcacagaaccaaCAGGGCgttattttttttgtcccaTTTGCTGTTGTTTGTGATAACTAATCGCAACTACTGCAGCATTTAGAATGAAATGGGAAAACAAAGTTAAatctttgtagttttacagctgAATGGTGACCGTAACCACAGCATAGCTGTTTCTGGCACTGTAATGGAAAGCAGTACAGGTGCTTGTGGATCTCACAACCTAGTAGTATTGACAATGGCCCTATAGTGATGATTTGGGCAGGTGCCAGCGGGATTGATGGTAAAGCCATTGCTCTTGGAGAGGTGGATGTTAAAGGGAGAGTAGATAAGTGTGCAGGTGGTGGAGCTAAACTCAATGGTTAGATAGGCATACCAAGCATTTGAGAATGCTGTGCAGAGGAATTGCTGCTAGAGCACTTCCTGAATGCACTGCTGCAAGAGGAGTCAGCAAATGCAGCTCGCCGCACTGGCCAGACGTTTATCAGCTGCTGTTGAGGCAGAACTTATCTTCGTTGTGAAACTGCAGTGGTGAGCAGCACCACTCAAGGAGGAGACGACCTGTAAAATAAAGCCATCCCTGAGCAAGTGCTGGTGGAGCACCTGGTGGGCTTGCGCTACACTAAAAGGAGACTCTGCGCCACTCAGTGCTGCAAACCTGAGCCAGCGGGGAAATGGAAGCCAGTTGGGAAGATTGGCTGTCGCTCCAGACTTTCGGTCTAGTACACCATAGACAGGACACAGCTTATTACCCTCACTGACACTGGCTTATTGATGTTGCTGCTATGTCCAGGTGTGCTCATTTTTAAAGAGAGCGACACATGCCAACTGGGACTTGATGACCTAACTCAAGTGGTTGGTGTCACCATCACCCAAGTTGATATGAGAAGATGGAGGTGGCTCACCGTCGTGGTTGGGGGCCTGAGCGGAGTGCATACAGGATGTGTGCCTACCTGGCTTGAACCCTGCTGGGTTCAAAACTGTTAAAACTACATAGTTTTAATTTAGGCTTGTGAACCCTGGAACTAATTAGGCAACATTTTTCTGAATTCTCTGTATTTatccagtccagtttattgtattatattatattatattatattatattatattatattaagatAAGATacaataagataagataatccttttaTTAGCCCCTCAGTGGGGATATTCtaagtgttacagcagcaaagggagagGAAGGCActctagaaaaataaaaagaagagaatgaaggaataaagagaattaacaagcagATAATTAACTTAATTGCTTAACATGTTTTTTACAGTATGTTACTTGTTTCTATTTTGACTAAAAGTAAAAACTATACTATACTAAAAGTAAAAACTATACTatactaaaagtaaaaaaataaaataaaaactctatccttcacaaaaaatgaaCGATATAAagaattctaaataaataaaaagctaagacatttacactgtaaggatatatattatatataatgtgctatttttaatgtgtatatttgtaATGTTCCTATTTGAATTCTGAGCGCTTCctacaaaatactgaaaatttctgcaataaaacattaaagtaGCTTTGTGAATTCTTTACTTGCTCAAATCCGTCAGGCATTGTGCTgacataattttattttatttgttgtttgtttgttgtggtGGGTAGCCcagtcgcctcacagcaaggagggcctgggttcaagtCAGGGTCCTTTTTGTGTGGTGTTTGCATGTTcaccccatgtctgcgtgggtttctccgggttctccggtttcctcccacagtgaAAAAAGACATCCAGTCAGGGCgtctggacatgctaaattgcccctagatgttagtggatgtgtctgtctgtctgtctgccctgtcatggactggcgacctgtccagggtgcccTGCCTTTCAACCAATGACTGTTGGCAGAGCCGGCCCTGACCAATGTGGTGCCCTAGGCGAGATTTTAGTTGGTGCCCCCTGCGTCATCAATCATCGGgtttatacactcacacagacactgctTTATGTTTTcgagtttttttattttagaacaaaaacagtaaaatcagtgttaaagaaacaaataaaaagtaaatgaattataaatataaccgtataacaataaataaatataaaggtgttgcacaaaaaatattttagaacTCTTTTACTTAAAGTAGTGCAGAGAACAACTTTCTGCTTATTGTAGAGAGTCTCTAATCAACGAGGATTAAGACCTGCTTATTTAGTGAAAATGGGGGGGGGTCTTTTCAAATTTCTTTAATGAGTTTAGGGAAGGGGGTAACTGACACTATCACTTGCTAGCTAGTAACTATTTTTCTGAAGGGAACTTTTACTGTACAACATACATATGGTTAGTTCACCATTGTATATTACCTCTGTTTTTTGCcgcctttctttctcctctttagTCCTTTTTCTGCCCTGGTCACCAGAGGACTTCTGCCTTTTATACATCTTTAAGGGGAGATGTCACTCACTCTGTGGCGTTGTCTTTTTCCTCACAGAGAAACAGTAAGGAGGTGCGCAGAGCGCGCGGGGGCGGAAGGGGGGGGCGGGTGAtaggtgttgtgtgttgttattataatcattattaatttgactaatattattaaacaatgaAGTTATGATTATGTGGCctttgcttgttttcatatttattaattgttcatttgtaaaaaaacaaacaaaaaaaaacatgcacgcGAGCGCCCCCCTGGACAGACGGCGTCCCTAGCATTTGCCTATATCGCCTAATGGAAGGGCCGGCcctgactgctgggataggctccagcacaactgcgacccagaaggagaagcggcttagaagatgtgcgTGTAAAGCCTGTCCTATTTGCACAATTTTATGGGGCATCTTCAGTTGCCTTTCACAGTCTGCAGTACAGAACCGCACTGCGCCCTCCAATGGCTCCTTTAAAAACCTcccttctctctgtcactgtagCCACTGTGCAGTGTAATACAGGCTGCATTTCTGGCTTTTTTCAGGCCCGCGTTTGTGTCTAAGTAATATATTCtggaaataaacatgtttattgtcATGTATTTGCTGGACATGTCATTGATGTTCAGAGTCTGTGTTGCTGTCCCTCgatgtcctaaatgtattcggcgtaaggacttttattttgaagtgtGAGTTTTGCGCAGGAAATAATCACCCATTTGTGCGTAAACGCGTGTTCGGGAAACTCGTGCGATCTTATTACTCCGAATGTTTTGATTTTGTCgtttatttatgattttatattaatatcagTGCATCTGTTTTTCTAATTGAGTTAGTCTCTGTTATAAGGAGCCAAGGGCAGCATGGTTCGAGCAAGAAGGTATGTACGTTTAAGAGAACTTCATAAGTACTGAGACTGGTTTGCTGCTTAAACAAAACATTGGATTCGGTTTTCTCAAAGGGTTGCTTTGGTCAAAATGAAACCTTGATTTTCTTACGTTTGTTGAAAATATGCTTGCTTGCAGCGGTGATGTATTAATCTCTAAAGTGAGCTTTTTCTGTCTATCGACTAGGAAAACCTCttgctgatgatgtatctttgtatcttttGAAAGAGTTTTGGGGGTCTGTTTGCTAGATAACTGGCTAATTCTTCTACTGAATTAGTGTTATTCCTAAAACGTTGTGTTTAATAGTTGTGTTTAATTTAGGTCCGGGGccagctttgttttgtttgggtgTTAATTCACCCTAAGAATTATCCATGATGCGTTTGATCATGAAAACGAATTCTGTCCAAGGAAGGAAACATgcagtgctgcactacagaatactACATAAAAATGATACTGATAAATACAAGAAGGCTGAAATGTCGCTTTAACAAAGcagaaatgtttgaaataaaGTGATCTTAATGTTTTACAAAATGATCTAATTTCTCTTGAAATTGTTTTCTCCTCACAGGACTGTGCGCAGGCCAAAACCAAAGCAAGTAGAAGAGTATGACCTCGATGATCCTGCCTGCTATAAGGATGAAGCAATCCCAGATAAGGTACTGAACTCTAGCCGCTCTATGTGGTGTTATAATATGGTATAAACCCAATACATTTAATATTGATCACATGTCCTAGAATATGTTGACTTAACATTTGCTACTGGTTTGCATTTCTCTTATCAGAAATCATCAAAGTATGTGGAGGATGAAGTAGAGGAGTTCCACAACAAAAAGATCGCAGTGAGTTGCTCCTCTGTCATGGACTGAGACCGGGGACTGGAGGGGAGGAGGCCAATATGATATGTTATTGTGATGCATTATGTGATGGCATGCTGTTATGATCGTATTGAGAGTATTATGAGTGCTTCTGGAACACTAgataaatgcatttacattatatggccaaaactaTATGGACACATCTCCTGATTATTGAGTTTGTGTTTCAGCCACAGCCAATCAAGCACAAAGCCATGCAATCTTTATAGACAAACActagcagtagaatgggtcatactgaagagctcagtcaCTTTCAGTCTGTGTCAGAGAATGCCACCTTTgacacaagtcagtttgtggaATTTGTATCCTGCTAGATCTACCTAGTCAAATGGAGGTGCTATTGAAATTGAAGCATTTAGGAGCAACAATAtctcagccatgaagcagtagatgacaaactcacagagtggagTTCTAATTACATATAGATTGTATGAATTGCATTCCTTGTAAAACTTGGCTATTCTCTGTTGCATCAtttactacagagttccaaacataccaccactggactctggagtggtggaAAATTGTCATCTGAAGTGATAAGTCACCCGTGAGCCAGGCATACAGTGTGCGATTttaaaaatcttgttttttggTGACAGCTCCTGCTGTACCTGTGAATCGCCCATCATGTATAGTCGAAGACTGTGGTTTGTGTACTCCCACGGTACGAAAACACCTGGTCTGACTGACATGACGCAACATAGGTGCTCACACTGCACATGAAATGCAGCCCCTACAGACAGCTCTAGCTTTGTCTACAGACAGTTccaataaagctgtttcattcaaaacatgcTGCATGTCTGAGTCCCAAGCAAAGTGCTGGCTGGATCTTGTACAGTGCCTCTTATGTCTAATAAATTGCTATATGGCATTCAGCCATGTGATGCTTCGATACGGTGCATCATATgtctgataaataaataataatattcataataaatTCAGCATATACGGACAATTGTAGCACAAATGTTGACGTTATGCTCCTTTGTGTGTCTGCCTGTGTAGGAacggttatttatttatttatttttggtgaaTGGTCTGTGTGGGACTTCATTTTGTGTGAATGCACAAACTGAAACAAAATGTGAGTGTCCAAAATTTGTGACATGCCAGAAACTCATGCGATCGTTCGACTGCTGAGCTGGAGTGCGCTTGGGTGGTTAATTGGGCCTTGCTGctcctctcacactgcacagcAAATGACAACTGATGAAGTTGAAAATCTGCCCAATCATGAAATTCAGTTGGCTCTGGCCCAATATATGTCTGATTTCAATCTGGCAAGCTGATGGGCGATTCTGGGTTTGTTGGATGCCAGAAGCACGCTACCATCTGGAATGCACAATGCCAGAAGTAAAGTTGGGTGGAGGAGGGATAGTGatctggggttgtttttcagggtttgggcctgGACCCTTTGTTCCAgcgaagggtaatgttaatgccaCCAAACCGTTGAATGTCTGTGTGAACGTGTGaccacactccaaaatcttgtggaacaCATTCTCAAAAGattggaggctgttatagccacaaaggTGGCCGGTAGGGGGTAAACTCCTCATTTAGGTGTGGTGTCAGGTATCCACATACTTGGGTCATAGAGCGTCTTGGAAAGATAAATTATTGAGAGTCTGTAAACAGCTATAACCTGTTTGTAGGAACTGCATAAACATTATAGTAGCAAATTGCTAATTTATGGCAGCTCATTATAGCGTTAACTTACTTTGTTAATCATCACCTGCTGTTTGATTTGATCCCTTGTTTTTTATCTTTAAATGGtttaacttttttaaatatgaaaaacaatgaTTGTGGTTCatattgtgtgttgtgtatgtctTCAGGTATCGTAATGTATTTTTGCCATGACACCCATTCTGAACAACTGTAAGAGTCCAGAATCAGACTGTAACTAAaacctttttctgttttgtagAAACTTTTGGCTCATGGGGTACAGAAGCGCAGCAATCGGGAGGATGATTCAGACGAGGTAGTCAAATTGCACTCAGGTTACAAATATGGTCCTTCATAATGTTTCAGTGACTAAGTATTTAACCCATTTATGTTGAACAACTGACGTTATTAAGGAAAACAACACACTCAAATTAATgacattttgtataattttcttgtttatttaattgCTATGAAATATGTATAAGATaaaattgttttacatttattgcTAGTcagatttagcttttttttaatcagtcgTTTTATTTGACCAAGAGACTTAATTTATTGTGATGTGTTGTGAAATGAAGCATTTTAGAATGTTAACCAGAAAACCAGAACTAGCGTTCTTTAAAgcttgtctgacctcacaacagTAGCTATGAGAGAAAACGAAAGTCATGTCAAGTGATCATTTATCTGTTCAGGAAGAAGTAATGCCCCTGTCACTTCAAGATtctgatgaggaggaggaggaggaggaagaagaagaagaagatgaagatggTGATGAAGAGACAGACATGGAGAGTGACTTAGAAGGGAGAAAAGATGATGGTAATTCGGTGACATGCATTCATTTTTGGCTCAAATTCTAATCTTTCcctgttttttaaattatttacattgaTGATACATTTAAAGatgtaagtattattttcaaatatattatcAATCTTGTTATTCCTTTTTTAATAGATCTGCCAAATGACATGGCCTgggggagaaagaagaaaatgttcTATAATTCTGACTACACTGCTGCAAGTATGTATATTATGCATTATATGCCATGTGTTATTGTTGGAAAGCTAAAAaggaaaattttaaataaattgctGATTGTGTACTAATTATCAAGAATAATTGAGTAATCATGAAGGGCCTACATTGTAGAAAGTTATTGACTGAGTCTTATTCTTTAATGAGGCTAAATCTGGGAAAAAAGGGTTGCGTTTGATTCTTATTTGCTCTTAGAGGGAAAATCATTAGAGGAGATCGAAGCAGAGGataaggaagaggaggaggaagccAAGAACATTCAGAGACGACTAGCAGCCAACTTGAGTGAGGAAGACTATGATCTAAACCTGCTCCAGGTATGTTTCCATAGTATCTGgaaaacactgtgtgtgtgtgtgtgtgtgtgtgtgtgtgtgtgtgtgtgtgtgtgtgtgtgtgtgtacgcttCATCAGAACATATTTATCTTCACTAATTGAACTTGAAAATGACCATAAAGTGAACAGTGTTTCTGGATTTCAGCATCCAAGGAGAGCAACAGTGACTGCACATTTCATGTGTATAGACCTCTCACTCTCATACTACTTCTTTATGCCTTGTTTTGAGAGAAATTGGAGCTTTCCACcatgctgttgcttttgttagtttgcggCTTATTGATTTATCCATAGATCTGCTGTGAGTACTGTCCAGTGAAGTCTGCTGATAGTGTGCTAATGTTACTGATATTATTGATGTTGTTAACATCAGCTGTGCATTTTGCTTCAAACCCAGTGTACTTTGGAGATAAGCATGGCAGTAGCTGGAAGGAAAGGACATTAACTGACATTAACAGGTTGTAGGCCTCTACCTGTTCAGGTGCCAGTTCTGGTGTTATATAAAAAATGGCAACAcgtttattattcaaaaattcAAAAAGGTTTTTGTGTCGGATGAGTAAACAAGCCCATTTCTGTTAACTCTTACTGGTACAGCACTGGACGCAATGAAGACTCCATCGTTTTACAGGTGGACATTGTGCAGATATATTAGTTTATCAGAGAAATGTAAGAGCTGACCTGCCCTTTCTGCTTTCTTAGTCATGTCCTGAACAACGCATCCTTGGCAGTGTGCCAGATTCTCATGCTAAGACACTCACTTTTCATAGAAACAGTGTAATATCCTACTTACTTCGATCTGATTTTGTGATTTTGAGTTGTTCATTCTGTTGTGATTGTGATGCAGTGATCTCTTTGGCTCATCAGGAGTTTGCAGTAGAGGCAGAAGCTGAGAAAACTGAAGAGACCAGCGGGAAAGAGCAGAGGATTGAAAAAGACCTGAACACAATGTCACAGAAGGAAAAGCTTAAACTGCTTAAGAAGGAATCTCCAGAGTTACTGGAGCTCATTCATGACTTCAAGGCTAAGGTATGATAGAGCTTTTCTATTTGCagtattctaatattttatcttGCCCTTATGTATGCAGAAATATTTTACTGTACACTTCATTAGAACCCACTACCATGTGTTtacactctctggccactttgcGCTCCATCTACCTTAAAGGTCCTCTATGTaaatgtacaattacagacagtGGCCAATGCATTGCTGCACAAATGTATCAGCCACTCTAgcctgtccaccactggtcatTTGTGACCACAGGGCCACTGATCAGATGTTATTTGGTTGCTGGACCATTCTTTGGgtgtccaccacccaaaaatatccagaagtAGGGATGCAGAAGTAGCCTTGCCTAATTTTCTAATTGCTATGGTTCTGTCTGTTTAGCTGACCGAACTGAGAGATGAGATACAGCCACTTGTACAGATGATAAAAGATGGAAAGATTCCAGCAGGAAAGGTGAGGATCTCTCAAGCCATAGTTACGACTGTGCATTAACAGAATTTAATCCCCCTCTAAtgactttttctctctgttgaACTTGTTTCTGCTCActgaaaacatcatttttttctattcCCCCAGGGGGCAAATTACCTTATAACTAAGCAGCAGCTTTATCTCAAGTAAGTGTCCCTTAAGGCTTTTGTGCATATGTATATCAGTTCATTACAATCGTGGTgcaatttgtttttctttttgtttgcaGTTATTGTACCAACATAAGTTTTTACCTGGTTTTAAAAGCCAAGAGAATTCCAGCACATAACCATCCAGTGATTGAGAGACTGGTGACCTACAGAAATGTAAGTATAAATCATTGTTTTTCACTCTGTAGTTTAACAGCATTGATCATTTTTAATTCTatttatggttttatttattttatgggTCATATACATACATGGATACatacatggacacacacacacacacacacacacacacaaacgttaTACACAATCTATCTAAACAGATATATCTTACTGgagtaaaaaatgttttagtattTGCCAATACAGAGGCCAATACAGAGTCCAATACCATACTGAGTAACCTACTTggaattagtagtagtagttattaGTATAAATAAGTTTAATGTACCTTAAAAAGTATACTTAAAATCTAGGTGATATTAAATGaagtgcattagctagctatgctGCATTAGTTACTGAAGTAGCACTGAAGTGGAGGAGAGTTGGAAGAAATGTGGTTTtgtacagctgtaagtaaagtacAAGTCATAGTTTTGCTTTCtgtagcacagtgacagcaggaatcacatcaGAAGCTAAAGCTTCCAAGCTTCCGTTTTATATCTTATTGGGAGTTTTTAGTTTGGCTGGTTGAGGTATTGTTGGTGACTTGCATTATATGTTTGAATAGACCATTGTGTACAGACAATGTTTAAAGATTTATACAtgaaacacagcctctacagACGGCTTTGTCTATGGACATTTTGTAGTCAGCGCCATGttgttatgcccatattaggaactccgggtctaagcttCATTTCTTAGACCCGAGTTGCGCCGACTACAAAATGACGACACGACTACATTTCTCTATGGtcagaatgaatagggttttcaAAAAATCGCCTCTATCGCACCCTgcgttaaataaaaatgttcagagcCCGATAC
This genomic interval from Pygocentrus nattereri isolate fPygNat1 chromosome 21, fPygNat1.pri, whole genome shotgun sequence contains the following:
- the utp3 gene encoding something about silencing protein 10 — protein: MVRARRTVRRPKPKQVEEYDLDDPACYKDEAIPDKKSSKYVEDEVEEFHNKKIAKLLAHGVQKRSNREDDSDEEEVMPLSLQDSDEEEEEEEEEEEDEDGDEETDMESDLEGRKDDDLPNDMAWGRKKKMFYNSDYTAAKGKSLEEIEAEDKEEEEEAKNIQRRLAANLSEEDYDLNLLQEFAVEAEAEKTEETSGKEQRIEKDLNTMSQKEKLKLLKKESPELLELIHDFKAKLTELRDEIQPLVQMIKDGKIPAGKGANYLITKQQLYLNYCTNISFYLVLKAKRIPAHNHPVIERLVTYRNLINELGAVDAKLAPQLQQLLSGNVQERAAIKSVNSKQANKATVSEMAGVEEEEKSDMDDDAALLFYKGIEERMKLKRKNRELQGDGLMMDKEDLEEQELDGDAKRGITYQMAKNKGLTPKRKKIDRNPRVKHREKFRRANIRRKGQVRDVRREETRYSGELSGIRAGVKKSIKLK